In Methanobacterium sp., one genomic interval encodes:
- a CDS encoding DUF2207 domain-containing protein, translating to MDLKENINQILLILIFLIVAVSYNFIYLFQYMSYGGYLLPYDFNTYLYLILAVLMVAGSFIPLVIYLFYGREPEIDYNTMYEYDLPTDDPPAIVNAICGSSGYKKIGIPDIDGFNATIMDLIDRNYLILKDVQFDGDDLNSHGSVFLEINTDKDVSSLWEFERVILDFLIEYEQDGIISMDLISESMSYIESAEFFRETYEKWAYEVKQTLINDGNLKKAFLRKGDKYIKIFGILGLAVALIAQVFIRVNPLAAVYYMGVSSIILGASSAISIVMPEKIAGRWTEYGREYYAHWDSFKTYVEDFSLIKEYPPNSVNLWNRYLVYATALGVAHGVKKAMEFSLPKDILRENDIYMFQYDNTPTSVLTNAINSALEPD from the coding sequence ATGGATTTAAAGGAGAATATAAACCAGATACTTCTAATTTTAATATTTTTAATCGTTGCGGTTTCCTATAATTTTATATACTTATTCCAGTACATGTCGTATGGTGGTTATCTTCTCCCTTATGACTTCAATACATATTTATATTTAATATTAGCAGTTTTGATGGTGGCAGGGTCATTTATCCCCCTTGTTATTTACTTATTTTATGGCAGGGAACCTGAAATTGACTATAATACAATGTATGAGTATGATCTGCCAACAGATGACCCTCCTGCAATTGTAAATGCGATTTGTGGTAGTAGTGGTTACAAAAAAATAGGAATACCAGATATAGATGGTTTTAATGCCACAATAATGGACTTAATCGACAGGAATTATCTCATTTTAAAGGATGTTCAATTTGACGGTGATGATTTAAATTCACATGGTTCTGTATTTTTAGAAATTAATACAGATAAGGATGTTTCTTCTCTTTGGGAATTTGAAAGGGTGATTTTAGATTTTTTAATAGAATACGAGCAGGATGGCATTATTTCCATGGATTTAATATCTGAAAGCATGTCCTACATTGAAAGCGCAGAGTTTTTCAGGGAAACCTATGAAAAATGGGCCTATGAAGTTAAACAAACTTTAATAAATGATGGGAACTTAAAAAAGGCATTTTTAAGAAAAGGGGATAAATATATCAAGATTTTTGGTATTTTGGGGTTAGCTGTGGCCTTAATAGCCCAGGTTTTCATACGAGTTAATCCCTTAGCCGCAGTGTATTACATGGGGGTGTCATCCATTATTCTGGGAGCTTCTTCAGCAATATCCATTGTGATGCCAGAAAAGATTGCAGGAAGATGGACTGAGTATGGTAGAGAATATTATGCACACTGGGATAGTTTTAAAACATATGTTGAAGATTTTAGTCTGATAAAAGAGTATCCTCCAAATTCAGTTAACCTCTGGAATAGATATTTAGTTTACGCCACTGCACTAGGTGTGGCTCATGGAGTTAAAAAAGCCATGGAATTTTCACTTCCCAAGGACATTCTCAGAGAAAATGATATCTACATGTTCCAGTACGATAACACTCCCACATCTGTACTTACAAATGCAATCAACAGTGCATTAGAACCAGATTAA
- a CDS encoding DUF2207 domain-containing protein → MDKKNHIILIATLSIILLLCTGYAFAEDRSYSIPSLDMDLFLQNDGSIHVKETIHYSFSGTYNGVYRDLPLKNGQILQNVKVSTQGAYSSQEIIDQGTNQRIKIYLYSDAAKTTSISSKDVDVTLEYDLLHVLRFYNDIAELQYKLVGEGWEVPIDQLNAKIHVPSSDGVKYWLNPPYYAKNSSWQGNTLEVTSGNIPSGDYFEVRMVLPKSQFSANPTNGTIINQDALSQIEQIQNDYQNQLNFKSTLYSILAILMILAIFVPVIIYFRYGREPKIDYQAEYERDIPTDDPPALVNAICGPGFSKKIGEPDMDGFKATIMDLIDRKYLLMEKEPPSKEGYGIDDSMFLKVNPGKDKSSLKGFELDILNFLKEFEEDGLISLDQISTDLSDRETAKAFRDTYNNWKDDLKDKFLSDDQLNKIFIKKGDTYLKIFGVAGIIVAAIVFFITITDSLPAAGYALLASIVLGVVSIISLILPQKIAGQWTTYGEEYDAKWHNFKKYIQDFSLIKEYPPESVTIWNKYLVYATALGAADAVRKAMELYVPSDQLEGSDIYMFHYYGGYALLSSSLDTGISSASAGSDFGGVGDIGGGDIGGGGGAF, encoded by the coding sequence GTGGATAAAAAGAATCATATCATTTTAATAGCTACATTATCCATTATTCTACTTTTATGTACGGGATATGCCTTTGCTGAAGACAGGAGTTATTCCATACCCTCCCTTGATATGGATCTTTTCCTGCAGAATGATGGTTCCATCCATGTTAAAGAAACCATCCATTACTCTTTTTCAGGAACCTACAATGGAGTTTACCGGGACTTGCCCTTAAAAAATGGCCAAATTCTTCAGAACGTGAAGGTTTCCACCCAGGGAGCTTATTCCAGTCAGGAAATAATCGACCAGGGCACCAATCAGCGGATCAAAATATATTTATACTCCGATGCAGCAAAAACCACATCCATTTCCAGTAAAGATGTGGATGTCACCCTTGAATATGACCTGTTGCATGTGCTACGGTTTTACAATGACATAGCTGAATTACAGTATAAACTGGTGGGTGAAGGATGGGAAGTACCCATTGACCAGCTCAATGCAAAAATTCATGTTCCATCCAGTGATGGTGTGAAATACTGGCTGAATCCACCGTATTATGCTAAAAATTCTAGCTGGCAGGGTAACACCCTGGAGGTAACCAGTGGAAATATTCCTTCTGGTGATTACTTCGAAGTTAGGATGGTCCTGCCCAAAAGTCAATTCTCAGCTAACCCCACCAACGGAACCATCATAAATCAGGATGCCTTAAGTCAGATAGAACAGATACAGAACGATTACCAGAATCAACTAAACTTTAAAAGCACATTATATTCCATTTTAGCAATTTTGATGATTCTGGCCATTTTTGTCCCGGTAATTATTTACTTCCGTTATGGGAGGGAGCCAAAAATAGATTATCAGGCAGAATACGAGCGGGATATTCCCACTGATGATCCACCCGCCCTGGTAAATGCCATCTGTGGTCCCGGGTTCTCCAAGAAAATAGGGGAGCCCGACATGGATGGGTTTAAAGCCACCATAATGGACTTAATCGACAGGAAATACCTTTTAATGGAGAAAGAACCACCATCCAAAGAAGGGTATGGAATCGATGATTCTATGTTCCTTAAAGTAAACCCTGGAAAGGATAAATCATCCCTCAAAGGATTTGAACTGGACATCTTAAACTTCCTGAAGGAGTTCGAAGAAGATGGCCTGATATCCTTGGACCAGATCTCCACAGATTTATCGGATCGCGAAACTGCAAAGGCTTTCCGTGACACCTACAACAACTGGAAAGATGATCTAAAAGATAAATTCCTCAGCGATGATCAGCTTAATAAAATCTTCATTAAGAAGGGAGACACCTACTTGAAGATTTTCGGGGTGGCGGGAATCATAGTGGCCGCTATCGTGTTCTTCATAACCATTACTGACTCTTTACCGGCTGCGGGTTACGCACTGCTGGCATCTATAGTCCTGGGAGTGGTATCGATCATTTCCCTCATCCTACCTCAGAAGATCGCAGGCCAGTGGACCACTTATGGTGAAGAGTACGATGCCAAATGGCATAATTTCAAAAAATACATCCAGGATTTCAGTCTGATAAAGGAATATCCTCCTGAGTCAGTTACCATCTGGAACAAGTACCTGGTGTACGCCACAGCACTGGGAGCAGCTGATGCAGTTCGAAAAGCAATGGAGCTGTACGTGCCCAGTGACCAGCTGGAAGGCAGTGATATATACATGTTCCATTATTACGGAGGATATGCTCTTTTATCTTCATCCCTGGATACTGGTATCAGCTCTGCTTCAGCAGGGTCTGATTTTGGAGGAGTGGGTGATATTGGTGGAGGAGATATTGGTGGTGGAGGGGGTGCTTTTTAA
- a CDS encoding LemA family protein yields the protein MIIELIILIILILVGVLFVYLYNSLVQLRNRVKNAWSQIDVQLNRRADLIPNLVETVKGYAKHEKTVFQNVTEARAGLMNAETVQETAEANNILTDTLKSLFAVAENYPELKANENFLELQSQLEETENKIAYSRQFYNDTVLMYNNKCQMVPSNIIASLFKFQEAEFFEMEEIKREVPKVEF from the coding sequence ATGATAATCGAACTAATAATACTAATTATACTGATTCTGGTGGGGGTACTGTTTGTATATCTTTACAACAGTCTGGTTCAGCTCAGAAATAGAGTTAAAAATGCCTGGTCCCAGATTGATGTTCAGTTGAACCGTCGTGCAGACCTCATACCTAACCTGGTGGAAACTGTAAAAGGATATGCTAAACACGAAAAAACAGTTTTTCAAAATGTAACCGAGGCAAGAGCAGGGTTAATGAATGCTGAAACAGTTCAAGAAACTGCAGAAGCAAACAATATATTAACTGACACTCTGAAGAGTCTTTTTGCGGTGGCAGAGAACTATCCTGAACTGAAGGCCAATGAAAACTTTCTGGAGCTACAAAGCCAGTTAGAGGAAACTGAGAATAAAATAGCCTATTCCAGACAGTTTTACAACGACACAGTGCTGATGTACAACAACAAATGCCAGATGGTCCCCAGTAACATCATAGCATCCCTCTTTAAATTTCAGGAAGCAGAGTTCTTCGAAATGGAAGAAATCAAAAGAGAAGTCCCAAAAGTTGAGTTCTAA